The Ziziphus jujuba cultivar Dongzao chromosome 7, ASM3175591v1 genome includes a region encoding these proteins:
- the LOC107423670 gene encoding uncharacterized protein LOC107423670 isoform X5, whose protein sequence is MGSMSEEEDPYFDSRDDITSVSDSGSDCPDNTDSDYGVVDSFPASVGYEVWIKNPVSIRERRNKFLRWMGLGEKKIVGEDPEITSSDELEVDTDRITEYSYSGAVLGSSRFDDRFSSSHSSMSCRSTDARELLDRAFEENFNCRIRNLDDGTEFIVDEMGEDGMLTRLRKVGSDSLLTVQEFERSLGLSPLVQQMMRREVEQTSNLEVARKQVKKGWLRRIGVVACIVDRQVEAGTVNCNDSYPVARSRNQTVKVRSYKKRSKELSALYMKQDIQAHEGSILAMKFSHEGQYLASAGEDGIVRVWQVMESERSDEFDILCSDPSCAYFRINYLREVVPLHVEKNGKLKNTRKTSDSSCVIFPKKLFQILDKPIHEFHGHCGAVLDLSWSKNKLLSSSMDKTVRLWQVGYNQCLKIFSHNNYDDNYFISGSIDGKVRIWAISGCQVVDWTDITEIVTAVCYRPDGKGGIIGSMNGDCRFYDASDNRLQLYAQICLQGKKKSPLKRITGFQFSPTDPSKLLVTSADSQVRVLCGVDVICKYRGLQNAGSQASACFTSDGSHIVSAGEDSNVYIWNNSSNDGPVAQAKNHWSCERFFSNNASVAVPWCRMTCSQYCLSSSTSGASASPDPHFNAQRYDQERGSQQYELVEDSLQNMRFSSSSPLSLSHRFFSEPLVLKGSATWPEEKLPPPSSLSVSSAMCKSQFKLLKSSCQSMNGCPHAWGMVIVTAGWDGRIRAFQNYGLPIRL, encoded by the exons ATGGGAAGCATGAGCGAGGAAGAGGATCCATATTTCGATAGTCGTGATGACATTACCTCTGTTTCCGATTCGGGCTCCGATTGCCCTGACAATACCGACTCTGATTATGGGGTGGTTGATAGTTTTCCAGCTAGTGTAGGATATGAGGTTTGGATTAAGAACCCGGTAAGCATTCGTGAGCGGCGCAACAAATTTCTAAGGTGGATGGGTTTAGGTGAGAAAAAAATAGTGGGAGAGGATCCTGAGATTACATCTTCTGATGAATTGGAGGTGGATACTGATAGAATTACTGAGTACAGTTACAGTGGTGCAGTTTTAGGATCATCAAGATTTGATGATCGGTTTTCCTCGAGTCATTCTTCCATGTCTTGTCGGTCAACTGATGCTAGAGAATTGCTAGATCGGGCATTTGAAGAGAACTTCAATTGTAGGATCAGAAATTTGGATGATGGGACAGAATTCATTGTGGATGAAATGGGAGAGGATGGGATGCTGACTAGACTACGCAAGGTCGGTTCAGATTCATTACTTACTGTTCAGGAGTTCGAGAGGAGTCTTGGCTTATCCCCCTTGGTTCAGCAGATGATGCGGAGAGAAGTTGAACAGACTTCCAATTTGGAGGTGGCTAGAAAGCAGGTGAAGAAAGGGTGGTTGAGGAGAATAGGGGTTGTGGCCTGCATTGTTGATAGACAAGTGGAAGCTGGTACTGTGAATTGCAATGATTCCTATCCAGTTGCAAGGTCTAGGAATCAAACTGTTAAGGTTAGGTCTTACAAGAAGCGATCTAAGGAATTATCAGCGCTTTATATGAAGCAAGATATACAGGCCCATGAAGGTTCAATTTTAGCAATGAAATTCAGTCATGAAGGTCAGTACCTTGCAAGTGCTGGTGAAGATGGAATTGTGCGTGTATGGCAGGTAATGGAATCAGAGAGATCGGATGAATTTGACATTCTTTGTAGTGATCCTTCATGTGCATACTTCAGGATTAATTATCTACGTGAAGTTGTCCCCCTTCATGTGGAGAAAAATGGTAAACTGAAGAATACAAGGAAAACATCTGATTCATCTTGTGTTATTTTCCCTAAAAAATTATTCCAGATATTGGATAAACCAATCCATGAATTCCATGGGCATTGTGGTGCGGTATTGGACCTCTCATGGTCAAAAAACAAG CTGTTGTCATCCTCTATGGACAAGACTGTACGGTTGTGGCAAGTTGGATACAATCAGTgcctaaaaatattttcacacaATAACTATG ATGATAACTACTTCATCAGTGGTTCTATAGATGGAAAAGTACGCATTTGGGCAATTTCTGGTTGCCAAGTTGTTGATTGGACTGATATAACAGAAATAGTAACGGCTGTCTGTTATCGCCCTGATGGAAAG GGAGGAATTATTGGCTCCATGAATGGTGATTGCCGCTTTTATGATGCATCAG ATAATCGTCTGCAATTGTACGCTCAAATATGCTTGCAGGGTAAGAAGAAGTCACCACTCAAGAGGATAACTGGTTTTCAG TTTTCTCCAACTGACCCGAGCAAACTACTGGTTACATCTGCTGATTCACAAGTTCGGGTTCTTTGTGGAGTTGATGTTATCTGCAAATACCGAG GCCTCCAAAATGCAGGAAGCCAGGCATCTGCATGCTTCACCTCCGACGGGAGTCATATTGTTTCAGCAGGGGAGGATTCTAATGTATATATCTGGAATAATAGTAGCAATGATGGACCTGTGGCCCAAGCAAAGAACCACTGGTCTTGTGAGCGTTTCTTCTCAAACAATGCTTCAGTTGCTGTCCCTTGGTGTAGGATGACTTGCAGCCAGTATTGTCTGTCAAGTAGTACATCGGGAGCATCAGCATCTCCTGATCCTCATTTCAATGCACAGAGATACGATCAGGAAAGAGGGTCACAGCAATATGAGCTGGTAGAGGATTCACTGCAAAATATGCGATTCTCATCATCCAGTCCTTTGTCGCTGAGTCATCGATTTTTCTCGGAGCCTTTAGTGCTCAAGGGATCTGCAACTTGGCCAGAGGAGAAGCTTCCTCCCCCAAGTTCGTTGTCTGTGTCATCTGCAATGTGTAAATCACAATTCAAGCTTTTGAAATCATCTTGCCAGAGCATGAATGGTTGTCCGCATGCATGGGGTATGGTTATTGTAACTGCTGGCTGGGATGGACGGATCAGAGCATTCCAAAATTACGGATTACCAATTCGGCTTTGA
- the LOC107423670 gene encoding uncharacterized protein LOC107423670 isoform X4, translating to MGSMSEEEDPYFDSRDDITSVSDSGSDCPDNTDSDYGVVDSFPASVGYEVWIKNPVSIRERRNKFLRWMGLGEKKIVGEDPEITSSDELEVDTDRITEYSYSGAVLGSSRFDDRFSSSHSSMSCRSTDARELLDRAFEENFNCRIRNLDDGTEFIVDEMGEDGMLTRLRKVGSDSLLTVQEFERSLGLSPLVQQMMRREVEQTSNLEVARKQVKKGWLRRIGVVACIVDRQVEAGTVNCNDSYPVARSRNQTVKVRSYKKRSKELSALYMKQDIQAHEGSILAMKFSHEGQYLASAGEDGIVRVWQVMESERSDEFDILCSDPSCAYFRINYLREVVPLHVEKNGKLKNTRKTSDSSCVIFPKKLFQILDKPIHEFHGHCGAVLDLSWSKNKQLLSSSMDKTVRLWQVGYNQCLKIFSHNNYDDNYFISGSIDGKVRIWAISGCQVVDWTDITEIVTAVCYRPDGKGGIIGSMNGDCRFYDASDNRLQLYAQICLQGKKKSPLKRITGFQFSPTDPSKLLVTSADSQVRVLCGVDVICKYRGLQNAGSQASACFTSDGSHIVSAGEDSNVYIWNNSSNDGPVAQAKNHWSCERFFSNNASVAVPWCRMTCSQYCLSSSTSGASASPDPHFNAQRYDQERGSQQYELVEDSLQNMRFSSSSPLSLSHRFFSEPLVLKGSATWPEEKLPPPSSLSVSSAMCKSQFKLLKSSCQSMNGCPHAWGMVIVTAGWDGRIRAFQNYGLPIRL from the exons ATGGGAAGCATGAGCGAGGAAGAGGATCCATATTTCGATAGTCGTGATGACATTACCTCTGTTTCCGATTCGGGCTCCGATTGCCCTGACAATACCGACTCTGATTATGGGGTGGTTGATAGTTTTCCAGCTAGTGTAGGATATGAGGTTTGGATTAAGAACCCGGTAAGCATTCGTGAGCGGCGCAACAAATTTCTAAGGTGGATGGGTTTAGGTGAGAAAAAAATAGTGGGAGAGGATCCTGAGATTACATCTTCTGATGAATTGGAGGTGGATACTGATAGAATTACTGAGTACAGTTACAGTGGTGCAGTTTTAGGATCATCAAGATTTGATGATCGGTTTTCCTCGAGTCATTCTTCCATGTCTTGTCGGTCAACTGATGCTAGAGAATTGCTAGATCGGGCATTTGAAGAGAACTTCAATTGTAGGATCAGAAATTTGGATGATGGGACAGAATTCATTGTGGATGAAATGGGAGAGGATGGGATGCTGACTAGACTACGCAAGGTCGGTTCAGATTCATTACTTACTGTTCAGGAGTTCGAGAGGAGTCTTGGCTTATCCCCCTTGGTTCAGCAGATGATGCGGAGAGAAGTTGAACAGACTTCCAATTTGGAGGTGGCTAGAAAGCAGGTGAAGAAAGGGTGGTTGAGGAGAATAGGGGTTGTGGCCTGCATTGTTGATAGACAAGTGGAAGCTGGTACTGTGAATTGCAATGATTCCTATCCAGTTGCAAGGTCTAGGAATCAAACTGTTAAGGTTAGGTCTTACAAGAAGCGATCTAAGGAATTATCAGCGCTTTATATGAAGCAAGATATACAGGCCCATGAAGGTTCAATTTTAGCAATGAAATTCAGTCATGAAGGTCAGTACCTTGCAAGTGCTGGTGAAGATGGAATTGTGCGTGTATGGCAGGTAATGGAATCAGAGAGATCGGATGAATTTGACATTCTTTGTAGTGATCCTTCATGTGCATACTTCAGGATTAATTATCTACGTGAAGTTGTCCCCCTTCATGTGGAGAAAAATGGTAAACTGAAGAATACAAGGAAAACATCTGATTCATCTTGTGTTATTTTCCCTAAAAAATTATTCCAGATATTGGATAAACCAATCCATGAATTCCATGGGCATTGTGGTGCGGTATTGGACCTCTCATGGTCAAAAAACAAG CAGCTGTTGTCATCCTCTATGGACAAGACTGTACGGTTGTGGCAAGTTGGATACAATCAGTgcctaaaaatattttcacacaATAACTATG ATGATAACTACTTCATCAGTGGTTCTATAGATGGAAAAGTACGCATTTGGGCAATTTCTGGTTGCCAAGTTGTTGATTGGACTGATATAACAGAAATAGTAACGGCTGTCTGTTATCGCCCTGATGGAAAG GGAGGAATTATTGGCTCCATGAATGGTGATTGCCGCTTTTATGATGCATCAG ATAATCGTCTGCAATTGTACGCTCAAATATGCTTGCAGGGTAAGAAGAAGTCACCACTCAAGAGGATAACTGGTTTTCAG TTTTCTCCAACTGACCCGAGCAAACTACTGGTTACATCTGCTGATTCACAAGTTCGGGTTCTTTGTGGAGTTGATGTTATCTGCAAATACCGAG GCCTCCAAAATGCAGGAAGCCAGGCATCTGCATGCTTCACCTCCGACGGGAGTCATATTGTTTCAGCAGGGGAGGATTCTAATGTATATATCTGGAATAATAGTAGCAATGATGGACCTGTGGCCCAAGCAAAGAACCACTGGTCTTGTGAGCGTTTCTTCTCAAACAATGCTTCAGTTGCTGTCCCTTGGTGTAGGATGACTTGCAGCCAGTATTGTCTGTCAAGTAGTACATCGGGAGCATCAGCATCTCCTGATCCTCATTTCAATGCACAGAGATACGATCAGGAAAGAGGGTCACAGCAATATGAGCTGGTAGAGGATTCACTGCAAAATATGCGATTCTCATCATCCAGTCCTTTGTCGCTGAGTCATCGATTTTTCTCGGAGCCTTTAGTGCTCAAGGGATCTGCAACTTGGCCAGAGGAGAAGCTTCCTCCCCCAAGTTCGTTGTCTGTGTCATCTGCAATGTGTAAATCACAATTCAAGCTTTTGAAATCATCTTGCCAGAGCATGAATGGTTGTCCGCATGCATGGGGTATGGTTATTGTAACTGCTGGCTGGGATGGACGGATCAGAGCATTCCAAAATTACGGATTACCAATTCGGCTTTGA